CGCGCCTGGAGACCACGGTCTTCAGGCACATCGAATTTCTGCCGCTGTCGCAGGGGCGGGTGCTGGTGATCCTGGTGACGCACAGCGGCCTGGTGCAGAACAAGATCATCGAGCCGGGCGAACCGATCTCGCCGCGGGAGCTGGAACAGATTTCGGCCTATCTGAACCAGACCCTGGCCGGGCTGTCGATTCAGCAGGTCAAGCGGAAGATCTTCGCCGAAATGGAGGCCGAGAAGGCCCGCTACGACAGCCTGCTGGCCAAGACGCTGGCGCTGTCCCGCGAGGCGCTGGAAGAGAATCTGGGCACCGAGGTCTTCATCGAAGGGACCAGCAACATTCTCGAGCAGCCCGAATTCGCCAACGTGGAAACCATGCGTGAGCTCTTCCGCGCCTTCGAGCAGAAGGGCCGGCTGATCGACCTGCTCAATCGCAGCCAGGAGGCGCAGGGGGTGCAGATCTTCATCGGCAGTGAAACCGGCATCGAAGGTATCGAAGGATGCAGCCTGATAACCTCGCACTACTCGAACAAGCGGGGAACGATCGGCGCGCTCGGGGTCATCGGCCCCAGCAGGATGAACTATTCCGCCGTCATTCCCATTGTTGACTACACCGCCCGCCTGTTGAGCCAGGTGCTCGACGGCGATGTCGATTAGGAGCTGACCATCGTGGCAAGAAAGAAGAAGAACCAGGATAAAACCGAAACGCCGGTCGAGGAGGTCCAGGCGGCGCCGGCCGCCGGCGAGCCCCCGGCCGGACAGCAGGCCGCAGCGGCGGCCGACGACAGGGCGCCGTCCGACATGGAGCGCCTGCAGGACGAGTTGACGGCGGCGAAGGACGAGGCCCGCAAGAACTGGGACCTCTATCTGCGCAGCCAGGCGGACATGGAGAATTTCCGCAAGCGCATGCAGCGGGAAAAGCAGGAGATGGCCAGGTTCGCCAACGAAGGGCTGCTGCGCGAGTTGCTGCCGGTAATGGACAATCTGCAGCGGGCTGTCGATCATGCCCGGGAGGAACAGGCCGAGGCCACGGCGCTGCTGGAGGGGGTGGAGATGACCCTCAGCCAGTTCGCCCGCACGCTGGAAAAGTTCGGCGTCACTCCCGTCGAGGCGATCGGCAAGCCCTTCGATCCGAGCTGTCACGAAGCCATGGGACAGGTCGTGTCGGAGGAAGTTCCTCCGAACACGGTTGCCCAGGAACTGCAGAAGGGATATCGCCTCCATGACCGCCTGTTGCGCCCCGCCCTGGTCATGGTCAGCAAGGCTCCGGAGACAGGCGCGTCCGTCGAGGCGGAGGCTGCGACCGGGGCCGGGGAAGAAAGCGAAACGGACGACAACTGATCACGCATCCAAGGAGGATCTACAGCCATGGGAAAAGTCATAGGAATCGATCTCGGGACCACCAACTCCTGCGTCGCGGTCATGGAGGGTGGTGAGCCGACGGTTATCGCCAATGCCGAAGGAGCACGGACCACGCCGTCGATGGTCGCCTTTACCGAAAGCGGCGAACGTCTGGTCGGCCAGCAGGCCAAGCGCCAGGCGGTGACCAACCCGGAAAACACCCTGTTCGCCATCAAGCGCCTGATCGGCCGCAAGTTCGATTCGGAGGCGGTGCAGAAGGATATCGAAATCAGCCCGTTCAAGATCATCAAGGCCGACAACGGCGACGCCTGGGTCGAAGTACGCGGCAAGAAGTACAGCCCGCCGGAGATTTCGGCCATGGTGCTGCAGAAGATGAAGCAGACCGCCGAAGACTACCTCGGCGAGGAAGTGACCGAGGCGGTCATCACCGTGCCGGCCTACTTCAACGACTCCCAGCGGCAGGCGACCAAGGACGCCGGCAAGATCGCCGGCCTGAACGTGCTGCGCATCATCAACGAGCCGACGGCCGCCGCGCTGGCCTACGGACTCGACAAGAAGGAAGAGCTGAAGATCGCCGTCTTTGACCTTGGCGGCGGCACCTTCGACATCTCCATCCTCGAGCTGGGCGACGGGGTGTTCGAGGTCAAGTCGACCAACGGCGACACCTTTCTCGGCGGCGAGGATTTCGACCAGCGGATCATCGACTACGTCGCCGACGAGTTCAAGAAGGACCAGGGGATCGACCTGCGCGGCGACAAGATGGCCCTGCAGCGGCTGAAGGAGGCGGCGGAAAAGGCCAAGTGCGAGCTGTCCAGCTCCATGGAGACCGACATCAACCTGCCCTTCATCACCGCCGACCAGAGCGGCCCCAAGCATCTGAACATCAGGCTGACCCGCTCCAAGCTGGAGGCGATCTGCGCCGATTTGCTCGACAGACTGGTCGAGCCCTGCAAGACGGCGCTGAAGGACGCCGGCCTGTCGGCATCGGAAATCGACGAGGTGATCCTGGTCGGCGGCATGACCCGGATGCCGGCGGTGCAGGAGAAGGTGAAGGAAATCTTCGGCAAGAACCCGTCCAAGGGCGTCAACCCGGACGAGGTGGTGGCCATCGGTGCCGCCATCCAGGGCGGGGTGCTCAAGGGGGATGTCAAGGACGTGCTGTTGCTCGACGTCACGCCGCTCTCCCTCGGCATCGAGACCCTCGGCGGCGTGATGACCAAGCTGATCGAGAAGAACACCACCATCCCCTGCAAGAAGAGCCAGATTTTCTCCACCGCCGCCGACAACCAGCCGGCCGTTTCGGTGCACGTGCTGCAGGGCGAGCGGGAGATGGCGGCCGACAACAAGACCATCGGCCGTTTCGAGCTGGTCGGCATTCCGCCGGCGCCGCGCGGCGTGCCGCAGATCGAGGTCACTTTCGACATCGACGCCAACGGCATCCTGCACGTCAGCGCCAAGGATCTCGGCACCGGCAAGGAGCAGTCGATCCGCATCACGGCCTCGAGCGGCTTGTCCGAGGAAGAGATCGAGCGCATGGTCAAGGACGCCGAGGCCCACGCCGCCGAGGACAAGAAGAAGCGTGAGCTGATCGAGGCCCGCAACCAGGCCGACGGCCTGGTCTACACCACCGAAAAGGCCCTGTCGGAGCATGGCGACAAGGTCGACGCCGACACCAAGGGGGCCATCGAAACCGCCCTCGAGGAGCTGAAGAAGGCGATGGAGAGCGATGACGCAGACGCCATCCGGCAGAAGACCGAGGCGTTGGCGCAGGCCTCCCACAAACTGGCCGAATTCATGTACAAGCAGGCCCAGGAGGGAGGCGAAGGAGCTGCCGGCTCCGCGGAGAAGAAGGACGACGATGTCGTCGATGCCGAATTCGAGGACGTCGACGACAAGAAATAATCCGGCATCACCACCGGGGCGCCGAACGGCGCCCCGGTCCCGTTCTGAATCCGTGCGCGCCGGCGTCGTCCGGCCGGTCGACTGACAGTGGCGAGGACCCTTGGCCAAAAGAGACTATTACGAAATACTCGGAGTCAACCGCAATGCCAGCGAGGCCGAGATCAAGAAGGCCTACCGGCGGTTGGCCGTCAAGTATCACCCCGACAAGAATCCCGACGACAGGAACGCCGAAGAGAAGTTCAAGGAGATCTCGGAGGCCTACGCCGTGCTGTCCGACGCCCAGAAGCGGGCCAACTATGACCAGTTCGGCCACGCCGGCGTCGAAGGGATGGGCGGCTTTTCGTCCGGCGGCTTCTCCGGCAGCCCCTTCGAGGACATCTTCAGCGACATATTCGGCGACATATTCGGCGGCGGTCATTCGCGGCGTGGCGCTCGCGGCCGGCGCGGCGACGATCTGCGCTACAACCTGACCATCTCCTTCGAGGAAGCGGCCTTCGGCCTCGAGACCAAGGTGCAGATTCCCCGGCACCAGAACTGCGACGCCTGCGCCGGCAGCGGCGCCCGGGCGGGGACGGCGCCGCGGACCTGTCCCACCTGTCGCGGTGCCGGCCAGGTCCGCTACCAGCAGGGCTTCTTCTCCCTGACCCGGCCCTGTCCCGACTGCGAAGGGGAGGGGCGGGTGATCGACGATCCCTGCCCCCAGTGCCGGGGAACCGGACGGGTGCGCGGCAAGAAGACCATTTCTCTCAAGATTCCCGCCGGCGTCGAAACCGGCAACCGGCTCAAGCTCACCGGCGAGGGCGAGCCCGGTATCGGCGGCGGCCCGCCGGGCGACCTCTACGTGGTCATCACCGTCGAGGAGCATCCCCTCTTCCAGCGCGAGGGCAACGACGTCATCTGCGAACTTCCCATCTCCTTCCCCCAGGCGGCGCTGGGGCACGAGTTCGAAGTGCCCACCCTCGACGGCAAGGTGAAGCTGAAGGTTCCGCCCGGAACCCAGACCGGCAAGGTTTTCAAGCTGCCGGGCAAGGGGATTCCGGTGCTGCAGGGCTACGGCCGGGGCGACCAGCTGGTGGTGGTGCGGGTCGAGACACCGACCAGGCTGACGCCGCGCCAGCGGGAGCTGCTGGAGGAATTCGCCCGCGAGGGAGGGGAAGATATTCATCCCCTCGGCAAGAGTTTTTTTGATAAAGTGAAGGAACTTTTCGGCTGAGAGCCGCTGCAATTTCCCCGGAAGGAGAGGGCCCATGACGAGGTGCCTGCTGCCGCTCCTGTTCTCTTTGGTTTTTCTCGCGCTGCCTGCGTCGCTCCCCGCCGTTGAATTGCCCGGAAGCGTGGTGAGTCGACCGCAGACCGACCGGGAACTGTTCCAGGACGGGCTGAAGGCCTGGGAAGAGGGGCGGCAGGACGAGGCGCTGCAGCGGCTGCGGGGTTTCGTCATCCGCTATCCCGATTCGGTCTATGCCCCCCAGGCCGCCCTGTTGCTGGCCCGCATCTTCTATCTGAACGACAGCTTCGATGAGGCGCGTCTCTATTTCGACCGGGCCGCACAGCGGGCCGGTACGCCCGAATTCGAGCTGATGCAGGGAGCCCTGGCGGTGGCCGATGGTCGTACCGCCGAAGGACTCGGCCGCCTGCGGACCCTGGCGGCGGACGATCTCGCCCCGCGCGACCGTTTCCTGCGCGCCCGGGCTTTGGCACGAGGACTGACGGACAGCGGCCGGGCGCTGGAAGGCCTGCTGGCGTTGCACCAGGTTCTGAACCGGGGAGATGACCTGCCCGCCATCGATCGTCGGGCGCTCGAGGGACAGGCTTACGACATCCTCCAGCAGCTGGACGACGCCGTTCTGGGCGAGGCGGCCTTCATGTTCCGGGGGACGGCCCTCGGCCAGAGCGCCCGCCTGCTGCAGGCCCGGCGGCTCTACGCCGCAGGCAGAAGCGACGAGGCTCAGCAGCAGGTTCGCAGCCTGATCGCCGATCCGGTGCCCTTCGCCTACCGGCGGGACGCGGTGCTGCTGCTCGACCGGCTGACCGGCAAACCGTGGCTGCAGCGGGCCGTCGGGGTCATGCTGCCGCTGTCGGGACGCTACGCCACCTTCGGCGAGCTGGTCCGGCGGGGCATGGAGCTGGCGCGGGAGGTCTACGGCCGCGACGCGGTCCGCTTCATCTACACCGACATCGCCGGCAAGGACGTGTCGCTCGAGGTCGACCGGCTGGCGAACGAGGAGCGGGTGATGGCCCTGGCCGGCCCGATCACCGGCGGCAGGGCGATGGAAGCGGCCCGCCAGGCCCAGTACCAGCAGGTGCCGATCCTCTCCCTGGCGCAAAGGGAGGGGATTCCGGAGCTGGGCGACTACGTCTTTCGCGACTCGCTGACCAGCCGGCTGCAGGCCCGCACCCTGGCCCGCTACGCGGTGCAGGAGCGGGGCTGGACTGCGTTCGGCATTCTCCGTCCCCAGAGCCGTCTCGGCGAGGAGTTCGCCCGGGTTTTCTCCGAGGAGGTCGCCGCCCTGGGCGGGCTGGTGATCGACGAAGAGGCCTATTCCCCCGACGCCACCGATTTTCGCCGGCAGATCCGGCTGCTGATGGGCGAAGATCCGGAGGCGCCGGACGATCCCGGGCCGTTGAGCGAGGAGGAGCAGCTCGAGGATCTCTTCGTTCCGGATTTTCCGCCGGTCGATTTTGACGCGCTGTTCATTCCCGACTACGCCGACAAGGTCGAACTGATCGCGCCGCAGCTTCCCTTCTACGGCATCGAGGGCGTGCCGCTGCTCGGCATCAACGGCTGGAACGATCCCGACCTGCTGCGGCACGCCGGGCGCTATGTCGAGGGCGCGATCTTTCCCGACGGGTTCTTCCGCTACAGTTCCTATCCCTTCGTGCAGGATTTCGTCCGCCGCTACTTTGAGCGCTATGGCGAGGAACCGTCGATCCTTGAGGCGCAGGGCTTCGATGTCGCCGGCATTCTGCTCTCGATCTTCGACCGGCCCGACATCCGGACCCGCGAGGATGTCCGCCTGGCCCTCAGCCAGCTGCGCAACTACCCCGGCGTCACCGGCGCCACCAGCTTCGACTTCAACGGCGAAGCCGACAAGCTCCTCTTTCTGCTGCAGATCCAGAAGAGCCGGATCGTCCAGATCAACTAGGCGGTCGCGAGCATGTTTTTCGGGGGCCTTCCATTCCGCCTGCTGCCTGTCCTTCTCCTGCTGCTGTCCGCCTGTGCGCCCACGACCGGCGGGCAGGGGGTGGAGTATCGGCCGGCGGACTGGACCGGGACCCGGGGGCGGGTGGTCGACCGGCAGGGCCGGCCGGCGGCCGGAGCCTGGGTCTATGCCTACCGCAGTGACCGCGGCGGTCTGCGTGGACCGGCCGATTACGCTGCCCGGGTCGCTGCCGACGGCCGTTACGAACTCGATCTTCCGGCCGGGCGCTTCTGGCTGGTGGCGCGGCTGCGGCGGGCCGGCGCCGGCGACAGTGGGCCGCCGCGCCGCGGCGACGCCTGGGCACCCTGGCCGCGCAATCCGCTTCAGGTTCGTCCGGGGCGGGTCGCTGTCGCCGATTTCGTGCTGATGCCGGTCGTGCAGCCGAACATTCTGCGTCAGGGGAGTCTGGTCAGCGGCGACACCGGATTTGCCGGCCGGCTGATCGATGAGCGGGGCCGACCGGTCGCCGGCGCCTTCGCCCTGGCCTATCGCGGCCGGGACATGCACCGCATGCCCGATTTCACCTCGCCGCCGGCGGCCGATGACGGCCGCTTCCGGCTCTTTGTCGACGGGCCGGGCGTCTGGTGTCTGGCGGCGCGCCAGGGAACCCGCGGCCAGCCCCGGCAGGGAGAACTCTATGGTCTGCTGGCGCCGGGGGAGGCGGGCTGTCTGCAGGTCGATGCCGGCGAGATCCGCGAAGTCGGCGACATCGTGCTGCGCCCCTTCCGCCAGTCCTACTGACCTTCGCCGCCGGCTTCGCCCAGATCGAGCAGGCTGTAGAGCATTGCCACCCGGGGCATCGGGCTGCCGACCCGTTCCGCCCGGCGCAGGGGGACGGCGTAGATGGCGTCCAGCTCGAGCGGCCGGCCTTCGCTGCGGTCGATCATCATGCTGGGGCGGTAGTGATCCATCCGTGCAGTCATCGCCAGCATCCGGGCGATGAAGGCGTCGCCGTCGATCGGCTGGCGCAACGGTTGACGGTTGGCCGCCGCTACCACTTCCTGCATCATCGCTTCCACCAGCCGGGCGCTGGGCGAATGCGCCAGCAGCTCGGTGACATCCCTGCCGGTCAGGGCGCACAGGCCGTTGAAGGGGATGTTCCAGACCAGTTTTTCCCAGCGGATTCGGCCCAGATCGTCGACCGCCTCGCAGGGAATGCCGGCCCGGTCGAACAGCTCGGCGAGCCGCCGCGTCCGGCCGCCGGCAGCGCCGGTCATCTCGCCGAGGCGGATGCGCCCCTCGCCGAGATGGTGAACGTGCCCCGGCTCGCCGCGGTTGGAGCAGAGGTAGGCGACGCCGCCCAGCACCCGTTCGGCACCGAAGGCATCGGCCAGCAGCTCTTCGTTGCCGAGGCCGTTCTGCAGGGTGAGGATGGCGGTCTCGGGTTTGAGCAGGGGGCGGACCAGCTCGGGCAGCAGGTGATTGGCGAAAGTCTTCAGGCCGACCAGGACCAGGTCGACCGGCCCCATCGCCCGACTGTCGGCAAAGGCGCGCACCCCGGCAAGATGAAAGCTGTCGTGTACCGACGAGTGCACCCACAGTCCTTTCCGGCGAACGGCCTCGAAGTCGCGGCGCAGCAGGAAGCGGACCTCGAGGCCGCTGCGCTGCAGCATGGCGCCGTAATAGAGGCCGAGGGCGCCGGCGCCGACCACACCGATCACGGGATGCTCGCCCATCTCAGAACCTCCAGCGCAGCCGGATCATGCCGAGATTCGGGCCCGCTTCCAGGTCCAGGCCGTAGCGTCGGCGCAGGGATGTCCGTTCCTCTTCCAGCCGGCGGCGGTTGCCCTTGTGGGCGTTGTTGACGGCGTTGTAGATGTTGCCGCCGTACCAGCCGAGTTCGATGAAGGTCAGAATGCCGCCCAGCACCGGGCTGTCGTTGTCGAAGGCCTCGACGGCAGCGAAGATGAAGGCGGCGTTGAGCGCCAGGGCGATGGCGCCGTCCCGGTAGCGGCCGGTATAGACCTGCCCCGCGCCCGGCAGCAGCGCCGACAGGACGCCGGCGGTGGCGGGGGACTTCAGGGGGAGGCTCTGCAGCCGGTCGATGCCGGCGGCCAGGGCGGTGGCCTGGGTTCCCGGCAGCGGGGCCAGCAGCTGACGGGCGTCAGCGTACTTTTCCTCCTCGATCAGGCACCAGGCGATCCGGTAGTCGGCCTGCTGCCGCAGCCGGGGATAGGTTCGCGCCGCCTGGCGGTAGCGCTGCCGGGCGCGCAGATAGTCGTGGCGGCGAAAGGCCGCTTCGGCGTAGAGCAGGGCGCCGCGGACGGCCTCGGGGCTGTCGGGAAAGGAGGCCGCCAGCTGCTCGAGCGTTCTGTCGGCTTCTTCGAAGCGTTCGCCGGCCAGGTAGGCCCGCGCCATGCGCAGCAGGGCGCCGGGAGCTTCCGGATGGTCCGGAAAGTGGTAGAGAAAGCGCTTGTACTCGGTGACGGCCCGGTAGTAGTCCTCTTCGGAAAAGAGCCGATCGGCAAAGCCGAGCTGATCGTCGGCGGTTGCGGCGAAGACGGGACGGGCGAGACACAGGCTCAGCAGCAGGGTGTAGAGCAGCAGACGCGGCATGGGCGACCCTCGTGGCAAGGAAATGCCTGCCGGTGCACGGCCGTACCCGGCAGGGGGGAATTCAGACTGGAAAGCAGACTAGCACAGGGCGGGCGAAAACGGCAGGCAAAATCTGTAAGTATAGAGTTTCTAAAGCCTTTCGGTTTGACGTCCATGGTTTGTTGTGCTATTTTGTAAGAATGCGAAATTCAGAGAAGACGTTCAAGGTCGGTGATCGGGCAGTCTATCCGGCACAGGGGGTAGGTGTCATCGAGGCCATCGAGTCGCGGGAGTTCGCCGGTATCGAGAGCGAATTCTATGTATTGCGCATTGTCGACACCGATATGACCATCATGGTACCGGTAGGCAATGTCGAACAGGTGGGGTTGCGTCGCCTGATCAGCAAGCGGCAGGTGGCCCGTGTCTACCAGGTGCTGGAGAACAAGCCGGAAAACGGTGTCGGCGCCATCGCCTCCTGGAGCCGGAGACAGCGGGAGTACAACGAGAAGATCAAGTCGGGCGATCCGCTGGAGGTGGCCGAGGTGCTGCGCGAGCTCTACCTGATCAAGGAAGACAAGGAGCTCTCCTACGGCGAGAAAAAGGTGCTGGAACTGGCCCGCAAGCTGCTGATTTCGGAGATCGCCCTGGCCGAGGGCAAGGACGAGGAGAAGGTGGCCCAGCGGGTCGAGAACATGCTCCTGAACTGATCCGGATTGCAGAGACCAATGAGCCGACCGGGCCTTGCCGCCCGGTCTTTCTTTTTGGCCCCGGGGCGCGGCGGTGGCCCGGAGGATGGCGGAAAGGCGGATTCATGGCCGTATGGGTCGTCATACCGGCTGCCGGCATGGGTCGGCGCATGGGCAGCGAAACCAGCAAGCAGTTTCTGCAACTGGGAGGACGGCCGATTCTGGCCCATACCCTCGATCTGTTCGAGCGGCATTCGGCGATCGACCACCTGGTGTTGGTGGTGCCGGCCCGTGAACAGGAACTCTGCCGGCAGCAGGTCGTCGGGCCCGGCGGCTACCGCAAGCTGCGGGCCATGGTCGACGGCGGCGTCGAGCGCCAGGATTCGGTGCGTCTGGGACTGCGGGCCTGTCTTGCTGCCGACGACGACCTGGTGCTGATTCATGACGGCGTCCGGCCGCTGTTCGACGCTGCCCTGATCGAGCCCCTGTTGGCGGCGGCGCGCGAAACGGGCGGTGCCATCGTCGGCGTGCCGGTCAAGGACACGGTCAAGGTGGTCGAAGACAGCCTGATTGCCGGAACGCCGCGGCGCGACCGGCTCTGGCTGGCTCAGACGCCACAGGCCTTCCCCTTTGCCGTCATCCGTGAGGCGCACGAGCGGGCGCTGGCCGACGGCCATGTCGGCACCGACGACGCTTCGCTGGTCGAGCGTCTGGGGCGGCCCGTGGCCGTGGTGCGCGGCGACTACCGCAATATCAAGATCACCACGCCGGAAGACCTGATTCTGGCCGAGGCACTGCTGGCGGCGCAGGAGGTGGACCGATGATGCGTATTGGACACGGATACGATGTGCACCGCCTGGTCTCCGGACGCAGGCTGGTTCTCGGAGGGGTGGAGATTCCCTGGCATTTCGGTCTGATGGGGCATTCGGACGCCGACGTGCTGCTGCACGCCATCTGCGATGCGGTTCTCGGTGCCGTGGGCGAAGGGGACATCGGCCGGCATTTTCCCGACAGCGATCCCGCCTACAAGGGGATTGACAGCCGCAAGCTGCTGGCGGAAACTCTCGCCATCGCCGCCCGGCGCGGTTTCCGGGTCGGCAATCTTGACGCCACCATCATCGCCCAGCGGCCGAAGCTGGCGCCGTACATCGGCGCCATGGTGGAGACGATCGCCGCCCTCTGCCAGGTCGACATCCGGCAGGTCAACATCAAGGCGACCACCACCGAGGAACTCGGTTTTGCCGGCCGCGGCGAAGGGATCGCCGCCCACGCCGTGGTGCTGATGGCCGAGGTCGACATCGGCGCCGAGCTGGACGTTTAAAATGGGTGAAGCGACCGCGAAGGCACGAAGGACACGGAGCGAAAACCGGAGAATCTTCTTCGTGTCTTCGTGGTGAGATTCCGGCAGTTTTTTCATCTTCCTGGATAGAACAGACATGGCAGAAACCACGACGACCCCGAGCAACTTCATCCGCAACATCATCGACGCCGACCTGGCCAGCGGCCGCCGCAGCGAGGTGGTGACCCGCTTCCCGCCGGAGCCGAACGGCTATCTGCACATCGGCCACGCCAAGAGCATCTGTCTCAACTTCGGCCTGGCCGAAATCTACGGCGGCCGCTGTCACCTGCGCTTCGACGACACCAACCCGGTCAAGGAAGAGCAGGAGTACGTCGAGGCGATTCAGCGCGACGTGCGCTGGCTCGGCTTCGACTGGGGCGAACACCTCTATTTCGCCTCCGACTATTTCGACCAGCTCTACGCCTGGGCGGTGCAGCTGATCAAGGCCGGCAAGGCCTATGTCGACAGCCAGAGTCCGGAGGAGATCCGCGTCAACCGCGGCACCCTCACCGAACCGGGTATTCCCAGCCCCTATCGCGACCGGTCGGTGGAGGAGAACCTCGAGCTGTTCGAGCGGATGAAGAACGGCGAATTCCCCGACGGCAGCCATGTGCTGCGGGCGAAGATCGACATGGCCTCGCCCAACATCAACCTGCGCGATCCGGTCATGTACCGCATCCTGCACGCCCGGCACCATCGCACCGGCGACAAGTGGTGCATCTACCCGATGTACGATTTCGCCCATGGCCAGGAGGATTCGATCGAGGGGATCACCCATTCGATCTGCACCCTCGAATTCGAGGATCACCGGCCGCTCTACGACTGGTTCATCGAGCAGCTCGGCATTCACGCCCCGCAGCAGATCGAGTTCGCCCGCCTCAACCTCACCTACACGGTGATGAGCAAGCGCAAGCTGCTGCAGCTGGTGCGGGAAAAGCTGGTCGCCGGCTGGGACGATCCGCGCATGCCGACCCTGTCGGGCATGCGCCGGCGCGGCTATCCGCCGCAGGCGATCCGTCTCTTTTGCGACCGGATCGGCGTCGGAAAGTCGGAGGCCTGGATCGATCTGTCGGTGCTCGAGGACTGCGTCCGCGAGGTGCTCAACGAAACCTCCCTGCGGCGGATGGCGGTGCTCAGGCCACTGAAGGTGACCATCACCAATCTGCCGCAGAGCGAAATCGTCTGCCGTGGCGCCAATCACCCGCAGCGGCCGGAACTGGGGGAGCGCGAACTGCTGTTGACCCCGGAGATCTACATCGAGCGGGACGATTTCATGGAGGAGGCGCCGAAGAAGTTCTTCCGCCTGGCGCCCGGCCGCGAGGTGCGCCTGCGCAACGCCTGCGTCATCCGCTGCGACGAGGTGATCAAGGACACCGCCGGCGAGGTGGTCGAACTGCGCTGCAGCTGCGATCCTGATACCTTCGGCGCCAATCCGGCCGACGGTCGCAAGATCAAGGGGACCATCCACTGGGTGTCGGCGGTCCACGGCCGCCGGGTGCCGGTGCGGCTCTACGACCGCCTCTTCCGGGAGGAGAACCCGGACCGGGCCGAGGATTTCCGCGACTGCCTCAACCCCGATTCCCTGGTCGAAACCGAAGCCTGGGTCGAGCCTTCGCTGCTCGAAGTGACCCCGGGACAGACCGTGCAGTTCGAACGGACCGGCTACTTCACCGCCGACAGCGTCGACTCAAGCGCTGGGGCGCCGGTCTTCAACCGCACCGTCACCCTGCGCGACAGCTGGGCGAAGCTGAAAAAGTAGAAGTTAGAATCCACCACGAAGTCACGACGGACACGAAGAAATTCTCTCTCCAGGGTTGATTCGTGATCTTCATGTCTTCGTGGCCGCATTTGAATTCTGGAGAAAAAAATGAGCCTGCGTGTTTACAACACCCTGAGCGGCAAGAAGGAAGAGTTCGTTCCGCTGGAGCCGGGCAAGGTCAGGATGTACGTCTGCGGCGTGACGGTCTACGACTACTGCCACATCGGCCATGCCCGCGCCAATATCGTTTTCGACGTCATCTACCGCTACCTGCAGTATGCCGGGTACGAGGTCACCTACGTGCGCAATTACACCGACGTCGACGACAAGATCATCAACCGGGCCAACGAGCGGGGAATTTCGAGCCGGGAGCTGGCCGAGGAGTTCATCAAGGCCTTCGATGAGGACATGGAAGCCCTGGGCCTGGCCAAGCCGACCTTTGAGCCGCGGGCGACCGAGTACATCCCGCAGATCATCGAGCTGGTCGAACGGCTGATCGACAAGGGTCTCGCCTACGAGGCCGGAGGTGACGTCTACTACCGGGTGCGCAAGTTTCCCGGCTACCTGAAGCTCAGTGGGCGCAACATGGAGGAGATGCAGGCCGGCGCCCGCATCGCTCCGGGCGAGCAGAAGGAGGACCCGATGGACTTCGCCCTCTGGAAGGCGGCCAAGCCGGGCGAGCCGAGCTGGGAATCCCCCTGGGGGCCGGGCCGTCCCGGTTGGCATATCGAGTGTTCGGCCATGAGCTCCAGCCTGCTCGGCGACACCTTCGACATCCACGGCGGCGGCCGCGACCTGATCTTCCCCCATCACGAAAACGAGATCGCCCAGTCGGAAGGCGTCACCGGCAAGCCCTTCGCCCGCTACTGGATCCACAACGGTTTCGTCAACGTCAACCAGGAGAAGATGAGCAAGTCGCTCGGCAATTTCTTCACCATTCGCGAGATTCTCCGGCAGTACGATCCGGAAATTCTGCGCTTCTTCATCCTCACCGCCCACTACCGGTCGCCCATCGATTTTTCAGATCAGAACCTGAAGGAGGCGAAAGCCGGGCTGACCCGCTTCTATGAGGCGCTGGCG
This region of Geothermobacter ehrlichii genomic DNA includes:
- the ispF gene encoding 2-C-methyl-D-erythritol 2,4-cyclodiphosphate synthase, translating into MRIGHGYDVHRLVSGRRLVLGGVEIPWHFGLMGHSDADVLLHAICDAVLGAVGEGDIGRHFPDSDPAYKGIDSRKLLAETLAIAARRGFRVGNLDATIIAQRPKLAPYIGAMVETIAALCQVDIRQVNIKATTTEELGFAGRGEGIAAHAVVLMAEVDIGAELDV
- a CDS encoding glutamine--tRNA ligase/YqeY domain fusion protein; translated protein: MAETTTTPSNFIRNIIDADLASGRRSEVVTRFPPEPNGYLHIGHAKSICLNFGLAEIYGGRCHLRFDDTNPVKEEQEYVEAIQRDVRWLGFDWGEHLYFASDYFDQLYAWAVQLIKAGKAYVDSQSPEEIRVNRGTLTEPGIPSPYRDRSVEENLELFERMKNGEFPDGSHVLRAKIDMASPNINLRDPVMYRILHARHHRTGDKWCIYPMYDFAHGQEDSIEGITHSICTLEFEDHRPLYDWFIEQLGIHAPQQIEFARLNLTYTVMSKRKLLQLVREKLVAGWDDPRMPTLSGMRRRGYPPQAIRLFCDRIGVGKSEAWIDLSVLEDCVREVLNETSLRRMAVLRPLKVTITNLPQSEIVCRGANHPQRPELGERELLLTPEIYIERDDFMEEAPKKFFRLAPGREVRLRNACVIRCDEVIKDTAGEVVELRCSCDPDTFGANPADGRKIKGTIHWVSAVHGRRVPVRLYDRLFREENPDRAEDFRDCLNPDSLVETEAWVEPSLLEVTPGQTVQFERTGYFTADSVDSSAGAPVFNRTVTLRDSWAKLKK
- the cysS gene encoding cysteine--tRNA ligase; its protein translation is MSLRVYNTLSGKKEEFVPLEPGKVRMYVCGVTVYDYCHIGHARANIVFDVIYRYLQYAGYEVTYVRNYTDVDDKIINRANERGISSRELAEEFIKAFDEDMEALGLAKPTFEPRATEYIPQIIELVERLIDKGLAYEAGGDVYYRVRKFPGYLKLSGRNMEEMQAGARIAPGEQKEDPMDFALWKAAKPGEPSWESPWGPGRPGWHIECSAMSSSLLGDTFDIHGGGRDLIFPHHENEIAQSEGVTGKPFARYWIHNGFVNVNQEKMSKSLGNFFTIREILRQYDPEILRFFILTAHYRSPIDFSDQNLKEAKAGLTRFYEALAAADDTLRRHPLPEKAICPQITDAEREVYDKIEHLDEFFAAAMDDDFNTAAAIGHLFEAVRGINRLIGEARFDECPLSLQVIADGARKLRELGGVLGLFGSDPADWLERQKASGLQAVDYTPEQIEALIAERSRARAERDFVRADEIRDELAAAGIELLDSKEGTTWRLK